From one Azospirillum ramasamyi genomic stretch:
- a CDS encoding hybrid sensor histidine kinase/response regulator yields MRSPRRSVAFRILAGLTVIGGLAAATSVVAVSLFSRFHQGYEQIATAKVPGLVAAAQLVQQSGAVAAIAPALVAAQDQTAREAVMARMGDQIVRLEQLMARLIAHGGPGSGGPANGGHGIGVQADLGELDRRKNELVGTLLTLNAQVRQQLALTAETNARAQALAALTGRLGAAEAREEAAPWPMETRSGLPDAEAAERSRDALERWRRDLTAAATTLLAALRADQDGQLDGFRAETRAALDNAAAALALLPPDRAARLQPLQREVEEAAFGRSPLFTLRAAELSLQRAVKRSAARNQAVSDQLVGIVSDYFLVVEQDVARRSSEFERVIGDGKRAVIAMALLSILGAAAIFAYIHRNVVARLRRLRSAMQAVETAEPAAMPDLDLPPATPSGSRDEIGEMARALAYFVTTIRARESALADGERRLRTILEQSPVGVSIGRTDGTVAFANARAAELAGRPLDAFVGSRHALALPGASISRGGTGQQWEAGNGGVLVRDAEVAVDRPDGSRVWALQTLQRTSFEGEPAVLAWSYDITARKQAEEALRAAKEQAEIAARSKAEFLATMSHEIRTPMNGVLGMLELMALTPLDEEQCTLVSTMRESGAALLRIIDDILDLSKIEAGKLELEELDLRPAELVEGVADLLAPQAHQKGLALICDIDRSVPARLRGDSGRLRQILFNLTGNAIKFTDRGRVVLRVHAAGSTRQDHVSLHVAVQDTGIGIGPEGQARLFQPFSQADSSTTRRFGGTGLGLAICTRLIERMGGRIGVGSVPGQGSTFWFTVDLPRGKDAAMPAPAPLAGLAVLVADDDEVQRDVLARYLEQGGATVTAAATVADAASRLGRGGVGLLVTGGTMAGRLEPLAGACGPGLPRLLLGDGRGNGPAVASPHGEPGALVQPVHRTALIRAAALLTGRAAPDAERAGVAAGTGEEERDNPPAYGPVLVAEDHPTNQQVVLRQLRRLGCTVDLAADGEQALAAWRIGRHRLVITDCHMPVMDGYELARRIRAEEDGTERRTAIVAMTANALSGEMERCLAAGMDDYLAKPVTLVQLSQVLARRLDATPRPPEAKMEPGPQPTRPPDEPDLPVLDLDHLRETFGGGREDGIDGGTLDMMDFFIETTRPTLDRVRQALDAGEMEEARAAAHSAAGAARTAGAQVLAAACTALERAIVDAQLEEVERHARAMAAAFPEVEKAIHALRHTKETVSLPEESMA; encoded by the coding sequence ATGCGGAGTCCCCGGCGGAGCGTGGCGTTCCGCATCCTGGCGGGATTGACGGTAATCGGCGGGCTGGCCGCGGCGACCAGCGTCGTCGCCGTCTCGCTGTTTTCCCGCTTTCACCAGGGCTATGAGCAGATCGCCACGGCCAAGGTGCCGGGGTTGGTCGCCGCCGCGCAGCTGGTGCAGCAGAGCGGCGCCGTGGCCGCCATCGCCCCCGCCCTGGTCGCCGCCCAGGACCAGACCGCGCGCGAGGCGGTGATGGCGCGGATGGGCGACCAGATCGTCCGGCTGGAACAGCTGATGGCCCGGCTGATCGCCCATGGCGGCCCGGGAAGTGGAGGCCCGGCAAATGGCGGGCATGGAATCGGGGTTCAGGCCGATCTGGGCGAACTCGACCGCCGCAAGAACGAGCTGGTCGGCACGCTGCTGACCCTGAACGCCCAGGTCCGGCAGCAGTTGGCCCTGACCGCCGAGACCAATGCCCGCGCCCAGGCCCTGGCCGCCCTGACCGGCCGGCTGGGCGCCGCCGAAGCGCGGGAGGAGGCGGCGCCCTGGCCGATGGAGACGCGCTCCGGCCTGCCGGATGCCGAGGCGGCGGAGCGCAGCCGCGACGCGCTGGAGCGCTGGCGCCGGGATCTGACCGCGGCGGCCACCACGCTGCTGGCCGCCTTGCGCGCCGACCAGGACGGTCAGCTGGACGGGTTCCGGGCCGAAACCCGCGCGGCGCTGGACAATGCCGCCGCCGCGCTGGCCCTGCTGCCGCCGGACCGCGCCGCCCGGCTGCAGCCGCTGCAGCGCGAGGTGGAGGAGGCGGCCTTCGGGCGATCCCCCCTGTTCACCCTGCGCGCGGCGGAGCTGTCGTTGCAGCGGGCGGTCAAGCGGTCGGCGGCGCGCAATCAGGCGGTGTCGGACCAACTGGTCGGCATCGTGTCCGACTATTTCCTGGTGGTGGAGCAGGACGTCGCCCGCCGCTCATCCGAGTTCGAGCGGGTGATCGGCGACGGCAAGCGGGCGGTGATCGCCATGGCGCTGCTGTCCATCCTGGGCGCCGCCGCCATCTTCGCCTACATCCACCGCAACGTGGTGGCGCGGCTGCGCCGGCTGCGCAGCGCCATGCAGGCGGTGGAGACGGCCGAGCCGGCGGCGATGCCCGACCTCGACCTGCCACCCGCCACCCCGTCCGGCAGCCGGGACGAGATCGGCGAGATGGCCCGCGCGCTGGCCTATTTCGTCACCACCATCCGCGCCCGCGAAAGCGCGCTGGCCGACGGCGAGCGGCGGCTGCGCACCATCCTGGAGCAGAGCCCGGTCGGCGTCTCCATCGGCCGCACCGACGGCACCGTCGCCTTCGCCAACGCCCGCGCCGCCGAACTGGCAGGCCGGCCGCTGGACGCCTTCGTCGGCAGCCGCCACGCGCTGGCCCTGCCCGGCGCCAGCATCAGCCGGGGTGGGACCGGTCAGCAGTGGGAGGCCGGAAACGGCGGTGTCCTGGTGCGCGACGCCGAGGTGGCGGTCGACCGCCCCGACGGCAGCCGGGTCTGGGCCCTGCAGACGCTCCAGCGCACCAGCTTCGAGGGCGAGCCGGCGGTGCTGGCCTGGAGCTACGACATCACCGCGCGCAAGCAGGCGGAGGAGGCGCTGCGCGCCGCCAAGGAGCAGGCGGAGATCGCCGCCCGGTCGAAGGCGGAATTCCTGGCCACCATGAGCCACGAGATCCGCACGCCGATGAACGGCGTGCTCGGCATGCTGGAGCTGATGGCGCTCACCCCGCTGGACGAGGAGCAATGCACGCTGGTCTCCACCATGCGGGAGAGCGGGGCCGCGCTGCTGCGGATCATCGACGACATCCTGGATTTGTCGAAGATCGAGGCCGGGAAGCTGGAGCTGGAGGAGCTTGACCTGCGTCCGGCCGAGCTGGTGGAGGGGGTGGCCGACCTGCTGGCGCCCCAGGCCCACCAGAAGGGGCTGGCGCTGATCTGCGACATCGACCGCTCGGTGCCGGCGCGGCTGCGCGGCGATTCCGGCCGGCTGCGCCAAATTCTGTTCAACCTGACCGGCAACGCCATCAAGTTCACCGACCGCGGCCGGGTGGTGCTGCGCGTCCATGCCGCCGGGTCCACGCGCCAGGATCATGTCAGCCTGCATGTGGCGGTGCAGGACACCGGCATCGGCATCGGGCCGGAGGGGCAGGCCCGGCTGTTCCAGCCCTTCAGCCAGGCCGACAGTTCCACCACCCGGCGCTTCGGCGGCACCGGGCTGGGGCTGGCGATCTGCACCCGGCTGATCGAACGGATGGGCGGACGGATCGGCGTCGGGTCGGTGCCCGGCCAGGGCTCGACCTTCTGGTTCACCGTGGACCTGCCGCGGGGGAAGGATGCCGCCATGCCCGCCCCGGCGCCGCTGGCCGGACTGGCCGTGCTGGTCGCCGACGACGACGAGGTGCAGCGCGACGTGCTGGCCCGCTACCTGGAACAGGGCGGGGCGACGGTGACCGCCGCCGCCACGGTGGCCGATGCGGCCTCCCGCCTGGGTCGCGGAGGGGTGGGGCTGCTGGTCACCGGCGGGACGATGGCCGGGCGGCTGGAACCGCTGGCCGGCGCCTGCGGACCCGGACTGCCGCGGCTGCTGCTGGGCGACGGGCGGGGGAACGGCCCGGCGGTCGCTTCGCCCCACGGCGAACCGGGCGCGCTGGTCCAGCCGGTCCACCGCACCGCCCTGATCCGCGCCGCCGCCCTCCTGACCGGCCGCGCCGCACCAGACGCGGAGCGGGCCGGTGTCGCGGCCGGCACGGGAGAGGAAGAGCGGGACAATCCTCCGGCCTACGGCCCGGTCCTGGTGGCGGAAGACCATCCGACCAACCAGCAGGTCGTCCTGCGCCAGCTCCGCCGCCTTGGCTGCACGGTGGATCTGGCGGCGGATGGCGAGCAGGCGCTCGCGGCATGGCGCATTGGCCGCCACCGGCTGGTCATCACCGACTGCCACATGCCGGTGATGGACGGCTACGAGCTCGCCCGCCGCATCCGGGCGGAGGAGGACGGAACGGAGCGGCGCACCGCCATCGTCGCCATGACCGCCAACGCGCTGTCCGGCGAGATGGAGCGCTGTCTGGCCGCCGGCATGGACGATTACCTCGCCAAGCCGGTGACGCTGGTCCAACTGTCGCAGGTGCTGGCCCGGCGGCTCGACGCCACTCCCCGCCCGCCGGAGGCGAAGATGGAGCCGGGACCGCAACCCACCCGTCCGCCGGACGAACCGGACCTGCCGGTGCTCGACCTCGACCACCTGCGCGAGACCTTCGGCGGAGGCCGGGAGGACGGCATCGACGGCGGCACGCTGGACATGATGGACTTCTTCATCGAAACGACGCGGCCCACCCTGGACCGGGTGCGGCAGGCGCTCGACGCGGGGGAGATGGAGGAGGCGCGGGCGGCCGCCCATTCCGCCGCCGGGGCGGCGCGCACCGCGGGCGCGCAGGTGCTGGCCGCCGCCTGCACGGCGCTGGAGCGTGCGATCGTGGACGCACAGCTTGAGGAGGTGGAACGCCATGCCCGCGCGATGGCCGCGGCCTTCCCGGAGGTCGAAAAAGCGATTCATGCGCTTCGTCACACGAAAGAGACGGTATCCCTGCCGGAAGAGAGCATGGCGTGA
- the dut gene encoding dUTP diphosphatase — protein MFPTVAFLRLPGNDDLPLPSYATEGAAGFDLRAAVPADEPVVLAPGKRLLVQTGFAVGLPAGWEMQIRPRSGLAVKNGVTVLNTPGTVDCDYRGPVGVCLINLGDEPFTVARGDRIAQAVIAPAPRAALIEVGTLDETARGAGGFGSTGVA, from the coding sequence ATGTTCCCCACCGTCGCCTTCCTCCGCCTGCCCGGCAACGACGACCTGCCGCTGCCCTCCTACGCCACCGAGGGCGCCGCCGGCTTCGACCTGCGCGCCGCGGTGCCGGCGGACGAGCCCGTCGTGCTGGCGCCGGGCAAGCGGCTGCTGGTGCAGACCGGCTTCGCCGTCGGGCTGCCGGCGGGGTGGGAAATGCAGATCCGGCCGCGCTCCGGTCTGGCGGTGAAGAACGGCGTCACGGTGCTGAACACGCCGGGCACCGTCGACTGCGACTATCGCGGGCCGGTCGGCGTCTGCCTGATCAATCTGGGGGACGAGCCCTTCACCGTCGCCCGCGGCGACCGCATCGCCCAGGCGGTGATCGCCCCGGCCCCCCGGGCGGCGCTGATCGAAGTCGGGACGCTGGACGAGACCGCGCGCGGCGCCGGCGGCTTCGGGTCCACCGGCGTCGCCTGA
- a CDS encoding shikimate kinase, whose protein sequence is MDVTGLHKGTAALLPETGAGTAEDRSPLLPRTVVLVGLMGAGKSAIGRRLATRLHLPFRDADTEIEAAAGCTIAEIFARDGEPVFRSVERRIITRLLKDEPVHILATGGGAFMDPDTRAAIRQYGVSVWLHAELDVLVSRTARRTHRPILNQGDPRAILGRLMEQRYPVYAEADLTVVSDERPPDVTVELVIDALEARFGVQLPHRQPRGGRTAKADAP, encoded by the coding sequence ATGGACGTGACGGGATTGCACAAGGGGACGGCGGCCCTGCTTCCGGAGACGGGGGCCGGAACGGCGGAGGACAGGTCGCCGCTGCTGCCGCGCACCGTGGTGCTGGTCGGCCTGATGGGCGCCGGCAAGAGCGCCATCGGGCGCCGCTTGGCGACCCGGCTCCACCTGCCCTTCCGCGACGCCGACACCGAGATCGAGGCCGCGGCCGGCTGCACCATCGCCGAGATCTTCGCCCGCGACGGCGAACCGGTCTTCCGCTCCGTCGAGCGCCGCATCATCACCCGCCTGCTGAAGGACGAGCCGGTGCATATCCTGGCGACCGGCGGCGGCGCCTTCATGGACCCCGACACCCGCGCGGCCATCCGCCAGTACGGCGTTTCGGTCTGGCTGCACGCCGAACTGGACGTGCTGGTCTCCCGCACGGCGCGGCGCACCCACCGCCCCATCCTGAACCAGGGCGACCCGCGCGCCATCCTGGGCAGGCTGATGGAGCAGCGCTATCCCGTCTATGCCGAGGCCGACCTGACCGTGGTCAGCGACGAACGCCCGCCCGACGTGACGGTGGAACTGGTGATCGACGCGCTGGAGGCCCGTTTCGGCGTCCAGCTCCCCCACCGCCAGCCGCGCGGCGGCCGGACCGCCAAGGCCGACGCCCCCTGA
- a CDS encoding SRPBCC family protein gives MKAITGLSALGLSAALLSAAAPAMALEVSEQATIKAPIEQVWKQIAPFCAIADWHPAVEGCTLRKTGGTEERDLALKGGGVIQERLMAVDAAKHRLLYTLLSGPLPVKNYSSTIQLSPVDASNTRIIWSSSFEANGAPDAEARKTIAGIYTSGFEGLRKRLDSVQ, from the coding sequence ATGAAGGCGATAACTGGACTATCGGCGCTTGGACTGTCGGCGGCGCTGCTGTCGGCTGCGGCGCCGGCCATGGCGCTTGAAGTGAGCGAGCAGGCGACGATCAAGGCGCCGATCGAACAGGTCTGGAAACAGATCGCGCCTTTCTGCGCCATTGCCGACTGGCATCCGGCCGTGGAGGGCTGCACCCTGCGCAAGACCGGCGGCACGGAGGAGCGCGACCTCGCCCTCAAGGGCGGCGGCGTCATCCAGGAACGTCTGATGGCCGTCGACGCCGCCAAGCACCGCCTGCTCTACACGCTGCTGAGCGGACCGCTGCCGGTGAAGAACTACAGTTCCACCATCCAACTCAGCCCGGTGGACGCCAGCAACACCCGCATCATCTGGTCCTCCAGCTTCGAGGCCAACGGAGCCCCCGATGCGGAGGCGCGCAAGACCATCGCCGGCATCTACACCAGCGGCTTCGAGGGCCTGCGCAAACGGCTTGATTCCGTGCAGTAA
- a CDS encoding polyhydroxyalkanoic acid system family protein gives MPKPLTLSIPHSLGRAEAKRRLVDGMGEVRTRLSAFAASVEESWTDDRLNFRVVALAQTIAGHIDVLDDSVEMEVQLPWALALLAEKIKHKVSRQGTLMLEKK, from the coding sequence ATGCCAAAGCCCCTGACCCTGTCCATCCCCCATTCGCTCGGCCGGGCGGAGGCCAAGCGCCGGCTGGTCGACGGCATGGGCGAGGTGCGGACCCGTCTCAGCGCCTTTGCCGCCAGCGTCGAGGAGAGCTGGACCGACGACCGCCTGAACTTCCGCGTCGTCGCCCTGGCCCAGACCATCGCCGGCCACATCGACGTGCTGGACGACAGCGTCGAGATGGAGGTTCAACTGCCCTGGGCGCTCGCCCTGCTGGCCGAAAAGATCAAGCACAAGGTCTCCCGCCAGGGCACGCTGATGCTGGAGAAGAAGTAA
- a CDS encoding site-specific tyrosine recombinase XerD: MTAPKSPAKRRGRPCKPRPLTTSPHLDAFLDMLTAERGAAVNTRLAYERDLTDLGRWLAQRSVALEGAGTEDLRAYLAVQSKDGAPRTVARRLSAMRQFYRFLLSEGRRVDDPASPLDSPKQGRPLPKILTEAEVGAMLSTAEARGGPEGLRLVALLEVLYATGLRVSELVGLPMTAIMRDGRGLLVRGKGGKERMVPLSDPALAALAAYIPSRGHFIPPAAGGEAGHSPFLFPSRSSGEGHLTRQRFAQLLKQLAIDAGIDPEKVSPHVLRHAFATHLLDHGADLRSVQKMLGHADIATTQIYTHVVTERLKKVMHDHHPLARRRVEEPSEG; encoded by the coding sequence ATGACTGCCCCCAAGAGTCCCGCCAAGCGGCGGGGCCGGCCGTGCAAGCCGCGCCCGCTCACCACCTCCCCGCATCTGGACGCCTTCCTCGACATGCTGACGGCGGAGCGCGGGGCGGCGGTGAACACGCGGCTGGCCTATGAGCGCGACCTGACCGACCTCGGCCGCTGGCTCGCCCAGCGCAGCGTGGCGCTGGAGGGGGCCGGCACCGAGGATCTGCGCGCCTATCTGGCGGTGCAGAGCAAGGACGGCGCCCCGCGCACGGTGGCGCGGCGGCTGTCGGCGATGCGTCAGTTCTACCGCTTCCTGCTGTCGGAAGGCCGGCGGGTCGACGATCCCGCCTCCCCGCTCGACAGCCCCAAGCAGGGCCGCCCGCTGCCCAAGATCCTGACGGAGGCGGAGGTCGGCGCCATGCTGTCCACCGCCGAGGCGCGCGGCGGACCGGAAGGGCTGCGGCTGGTCGCCCTGCTGGAAGTGCTCTACGCCACCGGCCTGCGCGTGTCGGAACTGGTCGGACTGCCGATGACCGCCATCATGCGCGACGGCCGCGGCCTGCTGGTGCGCGGCAAGGGCGGCAAGGAGCGGATGGTCCCGCTGTCCGACCCGGCGCTGGCGGCGCTGGCCGCCTACATCCCCTCGCGCGGCCACTTCATCCCGCCGGCTGCGGGGGGAGAGGCCGGGCACAGCCCCTTCCTGTTCCCGTCACGCAGCTCCGGCGAGGGGCACCTGACGCGCCAGCGCTTCGCCCAACTGCTGAAACAGCTGGCGATCGACGCCGGCATCGACCCGGAGAAGGTCAGCCCCCACGTCCTGCGCCACGCCTTCGCCACCCATCTGCTGGACCATGGCGCCGACCTGCGTTCGGTCCAGAAGATGCTGGGCCATGCCGACATCGCGACGACGCAGATTTACACCCATGTGGTGACGGAGCGGCTGAAGAAGGTCATGCACGACCACCACCCGCTCGCCCGCCGCAGGGTGGAGGAGCCTTCGGAAGGGTGA
- the aroB gene encoding 3-dehydroquinate synthase: MTSVSATTPAAIDTVRLELGARSYDILVGDGVLADAGERIAAVTRGRAPIVVTDANVAPLHLDTLNAAMLAAGIAPQPAIVLPPGEKTKDFAHFQQLMDDILGRGIERSTVLLALGGGVIGDITGFAAASALRGIDFIQVPTTLLSQVDSSVGGKTGINSRHGKNLIGAFHQPRLVIADTATLDTLPRREVLAGYAEVVKYGLIRQPDFFAWLERNGRRVVDGDSDARRHAVTVSCRAKADIVGVDERESGDRALLNLGHTFGHALEAATGFGQTLLHGEAVAIGMVLAFDLSVRLGLCPAEDARRARAHLAEVGLPVRPADIPGVAWDVDGLVRSMAKDKKVQDGRITFILADRIGNAFTRRDVDAAAVRAVLEEAVTPA; encoded by the coding sequence ATGACCTCCGTCTCCGCCACCACCCCGGCCGCAATCGACACCGTCCGCCTGGAGCTGGGCGCCCGCAGCTACGACATCCTGGTCGGCGACGGCGTGCTGGCCGACGCGGGCGAGCGCATCGCCGCCGTCACCCGCGGCCGGGCGCCCATCGTGGTGACCGACGCCAACGTGGCGCCGCTGCATCTGGACACGCTGAACGCCGCGATGCTGGCGGCGGGGATCGCGCCGCAGCCGGCCATCGTCCTGCCCCCCGGCGAGAAGACCAAGGATTTCGCCCATTTCCAGCAGTTGATGGACGACATCCTGGGCCGCGGCATCGAACGCTCCACCGTCCTGCTGGCGCTGGGCGGCGGGGTGATCGGCGACATCACCGGCTTCGCGGCCGCGTCGGCCCTGCGCGGCATCGACTTCATCCAGGTGCCGACGACGCTGCTGTCCCAGGTCGACAGTTCGGTCGGCGGCAAGACCGGCATCAACAGCCGCCACGGCAAGAACCTGATCGGCGCCTTCCACCAGCCGCGGCTGGTCATCGCCGACACCGCCACGCTCGACACCCTGCCGCGGCGCGAGGTGCTGGCCGGCTATGCCGAGGTGGTGAAATACGGCCTGATCCGCCAGCCCGACTTCTTCGCGTGGCTGGAGAGGAACGGCCGGCGCGTGGTGGACGGCGACAGCGACGCCCGGCGCCATGCGGTGACGGTCAGCTGCCGCGCCAAGGCCGACATCGTCGGCGTCGACGAGCGCGAGAGCGGCGACCGGGCGCTGCTGAACCTGGGCCACACCTTCGGCCATGCGCTGGAGGCGGCGACCGGCTTCGGCCAGACCCTGCTGCATGGCGAAGCGGTGGCGATCGGCATGGTCCTGGCCTTCGACCTGTCGGTCCGGCTGGGCCTGTGCCCGGCGGAGGATGCGCGGCGCGCCCGCGCCCATCTGGCCGAGGTCGGGCTGCCGGTGCGCCCCGCCGACATCCCCGGCGTCGCCTGGGACGTGGACGGGCTGGTGCGGTCGATGGCCAAGGACAAGAAGGTGCAGGACGGCCGCATCACCTTCATCCTGGCCGACCGCATCGGCAACGCCTTCACCCGCCGCGACGTCGATGCCGCCGCGGTCCGCGCCGTTCTGGAAGAGGCGGTGACCCCGGCCTGA
- a CDS encoding PAS domain-containing sensor histidine kinase — MVGFAGFFWNKETRREAEHAAADRDRWRAMLAASPYPWCAWTESGVGSLSDEAGALLGISKADALPDAVSSPDLAAALLRLRRDGEPFRCEGLAPDGRRLVLTGRRGRAGDSCCDVVWIEDVTVARDAAQDATRRHEKEAGAARSRLAELQAMADALPIPVWMRDRSLRLSWCNRAYARAVDCDPDNVVTEGRELTVTGPALAERARSGGFAQSDRAPVVIGTERRLLEVTEAPLPLTDGGGTLVVGYALDLTPLEELRGELDRHLTAHAEVLERLGTAIAIFGSDTRLTFFNQAYARLWDLDEAWLRTEPTNAELLEELRARRRLPEYADYQTFKRERLTRYTHLVEPVEEMLHLPDGTTLRHLAAPHPQGGLITILEDVTNTLALESSYNTLMAVQQETLDNLAEGIAVFGGDGRLKLSNPAFARIWDLEDGDLHGEPHIADVFERMRPLLEIAPPDRQGEAAASGWEALKEELIGATLERSVRSGRVERSDGSVVEFSTLPLPDGAVLNSYLDVTDGARLETALRASNAALEAADQLKSEFIANVSHHLRTPLNGIIGFAEVLANQYFGELNPRQMEYVRSMLSAGERLLELIDDVVDLTSLGAGVTTLERGSVSLPDLLDSVASLTRDWARREGLRMEVVAPEALGEIEGDGKRLKQALFTLVVGAIRHPPPDRRIRLAGERLNGSVTLSVSGAAPPDADPQGAAALGVSLARNVMELHGGRLELDESGDTGVYRSAHVRCIMPVRAPANGVRAG, encoded by the coding sequence GTGGTCGGTTTCGCTGGCTTCTTTTGGAACAAGGAAACCCGGCGGGAGGCCGAACATGCAGCCGCAGACCGCGACCGCTGGCGGGCGATGCTCGCCGCCTCTCCCTACCCCTGGTGCGCCTGGACGGAGTCGGGCGTGGGGAGTTTGTCGGACGAGGCCGGGGCCCTGCTGGGCATCTCCAAGGCCGACGCCCTGCCGGATGCGGTGTCGTCGCCCGACCTCGCCGCCGCCCTCCTCCGCCTGCGCCGCGACGGCGAGCCTTTCCGCTGCGAAGGGCTGGCGCCGGATGGCCGGCGGCTGGTGCTGACCGGCCGGCGCGGCCGTGCCGGCGACAGCTGCTGCGACGTGGTGTGGATCGAGGACGTCACCGTCGCCCGCGACGCCGCGCAGGACGCCACCCGCCGGCACGAGAAGGAAGCCGGGGCCGCCCGCTCCCGCCTCGCGGAGCTGCAGGCGATGGCCGACGCCCTGCCGATCCCGGTGTGGATGCGCGACCGCTCGTTGCGGCTGTCCTGGTGCAACCGCGCCTATGCCCGCGCCGTCGACTGCGATCCGGACAACGTGGTGACGGAAGGGCGGGAACTGACCGTCACCGGCCCGGCCCTGGCCGAACGGGCGCGCAGCGGCGGCTTCGCCCAGTCCGACCGCGCGCCCGTGGTGATCGGCACCGAACGCCGCCTGCTGGAGGTGACGGAGGCGCCGCTGCCGCTGACCGACGGCGGCGGCACGCTGGTGGTCGGCTATGCGCTCGACCTCACCCCGCTGGAGGAGCTGCGCGGCGAGCTGGACCGCCACCTGACCGCCCATGCCGAGGTGCTGGAACGGCTGGGCACCGCCATCGCCATCTTCGGCTCCGACACCCGCCTGACCTTCTTCAACCAGGCCTATGCCCGGCTGTGGGATCTGGACGAGGCGTGGCTGCGCACCGAGCCGACCAACGCCGAACTGCTGGAGGAGCTGCGCGCCCGCCGCCGCCTGCCGGAATATGCCGACTACCAGACCTTCAAGCGCGAACGCCTGACCCGCTACACCCATCTGGTGGAGCCGGTGGAGGAGATGCTGCACCTGCCCGACGGCACGACGCTGCGTCATCTGGCCGCTCCCCACCCCCAGGGCGGGCTGATCACCATCCTGGAGGACGTGACCAACACGCTGGCGCTGGAATCCTCCTACAACACGCTGATGGCGGTGCAGCAGGAGACGCTTGACAATCTGGCGGAGGGCATCGCGGTGTTCGGCGGCGACGGCCGGCTGAAGCTGTCCAACCCGGCCTTCGCCCGCATCTGGGATCTGGAGGACGGCGACCTGCACGGCGAACCGCACATCGCCGACGTCTTCGAGCGGATGCGCCCGCTGCTGGAGATCGCGCCGCCGGACAGGCAGGGAGAGGCCGCCGCCTCCGGCTGGGAGGCCCTGAAGGAGGAGCTGATCGGCGCCACGCTGGAACGCAGCGTCCGCTCCGGCCGGGTGGAGCGCAGCGACGGGTCGGTGGTGGAGTTCTCCACCCTGCCGCTGCCCGACGGGGCGGTGCTGAACAGCTATCTGGACGTGACCGACGGTGCCCGGCTGGAGACGGCGCTGCGCGCCTCCAACGCGGCGCTGGAGGCCGCCGACCAGCTGAAGAGCGAGTTCATCGCCAACGTCTCCCACCATCTGCGCACGCCGCTGAACGGCATCATCGGCTTCGCCGAGGTGCTGGCGAACCAGTATTTCGGCGAACTCAACCCCCGGCAGATGGAGTATGTGCGCAGCATGCTGTCGGCCGGGGAGCGCTTGCTTGAGCTGATCGACGACGTGGTCGACCTGACCAGCCTGGGGGCCGGCGTGACCACGCTGGAGCGCGGTTCGGTCAGCCTGCCCGACCTGCTCGACTCGGTGGCCAGCCTCACCCGCGATTGGGCCCGGCGCGAAGGGCTGCGCATGGAGGTCGTGGCCCCGGAGGCGCTGGGCGAGATCGAGGGCGACGGCAAGCGGCTGAAGCAGGCGCTGTTCACCCTGGTGGTCGGCGCCATCCGCCACCCGCCGCCCGACCGCCGCATCCGGCTGGCCGGCGAGCGGCTGAACGGCAGCGTCACCCTGTCGGTCAGCGGCGCCGCTCCGCCGGACGCCGATCCGCAGGGCGCGGCGGCGCTCGGCGTCTCGCTGGCGCGCAACGTGATGGAGCTGCATGGCGGCCGGCTGGAGCTGGACGAGTCCGGCGACACCGGCGTCTACCGCAGCGCCCATGTCCGCTGCATCATGCCGGTGCGCGCCCCCGCCAACGGCGTCAGGGCCGGGTGA